The Vescimonas coprocola genome includes a window with the following:
- a CDS encoding putative quinol monooxygenase — MRESEPLTLYVVYTAKPGCREAFVRQIVMEGIADTIRREEGCIRYDYYFSAQQEDKILLVEQWQTQAHQRIHLQQPHMARLRELKEQYVADTRLGRVTLEEA, encoded by the coding sequence ATGCGTGAGAGCGAACCCCTGACCCTATATGTGGTCTATACGGCCAAGCCTGGCTGCCGGGAGGCCTTCGTCCGTCAGATCGTGATGGAGGGCATTGCCGATACCATCCGTCGGGAGGAGGGCTGCATCCGCTACGACTACTATTTCTCCGCCCAGCAGGAGGATAAAATTCTGCTGGTGGAGCAGTGGCAGACGCAGGCCCATCAGCGCATCCATTTGCAGCAGCCCCACATGGCCCGCCTGCGGGAACTGAAGGAGCAATATGTGGCGGACACCCGGCTGGGCCGGGTGACGCTGGAGGAAGCGTAA